A region of the Elusimicrobiota bacterium genome:
ATTGTTTTTATTAATAGTGTCTTACTCCATTAATATCCTAAAACTCCCCCAGCAGTTCCTTAATGTCCACAATCGCAACGGTCGTCACACGGTCGCATTTAGCGTAGGGCAGGATAAGCTTTTGGTTATGCACTAACGCGCCGCAAGTATATACAACGTTCGGCACGTACCCGGTACGTTCAGTTTCGTTTGGCATGATAAGCGGTTGTTTCAACCGCCCGATGACTTTCGCCGGGTCGTTTTTATCGAGCAATACCGCGCTGATACAGTACCTGCGCACCGGCCCCACTCCGTGGGTAAGTACAATCCACCCATCGTCAGTTTCAATAGGCGACCCGCAGTTACCGATTTGCACAAACTCCCAGTCATACGCGGGTTTCATAATAACCTTCGCTTCGTGCCAAAAATGTATGTTGTCGGAATACATGAGGAACAGGTTTTCGTTGTCCTGCCGCGCAAGCATCGCGTACTTCCCCCCGATTTTCCGCGGGAACAACGCCATCCCTTTGTTTTCCACAGCTTTACCGTTAAGCGTAATAATTTTGAAATGCCGGAAATCTTTTGTTTCTACCAACTGCGGCAAAATCGCCCGGCCGTCATACGCGGTGTAGGTCGCGTAATACGTTTTACTCCCGTCATCCTCGGTGAGCAGCGCGAACCGCGCGTCTTCAATCCCGTTTTGTTCCGCCGGGGATGAGGGGAACACTACAAACGCGGACAAGTCTTCGTCCACAGGAATCTCGGCTTCGTAGTTGGATAACGCTAGCCACAATATTTTTTCATGCGTATTTTTGTCGGTACTCATTTTTTTTCTGCTGCTGCTATGCGCCACGGTTTTCAAACTCTCGGTGATCTCCATAAACGTAAACGTATCTTTCAGCGAATCAAGTACCGCTGCAGAAAAATCGTTTTCAATCTTCATCTCAGAAAGTTTCATCGCGAAACAGTGTTTGTCATACCCCGGGTTTTGTACGTGTATCGCGGGTACAGAATATTTTCCCGGCGTGTCAATCGTTATCGCGTTATTCCCGTCGATAATGCCGGTCCGGAAGGTTAACGACGAAATATGCCCTTCCCCCGTCGCGCGGAGGCTCATGATGAACCGCAACGCGCCCTCTG
Encoded here:
- a CDS encoding glycoside hydrolase family 130 protein; this translates as MTTLAPFAESSDICLTPDQSRIILRPFTPRSEAQVNHIISRVMALPDDKVTAQLNKVLGDFAKHHENIEAVFLEHYETVHPYLFTDLPLSKERKLLIGSYFTSEYTFESAALFNPSIVPHPDQSNLPEGALRFIMSLRATGEGHISSLTFRTGIIDGNNAITIDTPGKYSVPAIHVQNPGYDKHCFAMKLSEMKIENDFSAAVLDSLKDTFTFMEITESLKTVAHSSSRKKMSTDKNTHEKILWLALSNYEAEIPVDEDLSAFVVFPSSPAEQNGIEDARFALLTEDDGSKTYYATYTAYDGRAILPQLVETKDFRHFKIITLNGKAVENKGMALFPRKIGGKYAMLARQDNENLFLMYSDNIHFWHEAKVIMKPAYDWEFVQIGNCGSPIETDDGWIVLTHGVGPVRRYCISAVLLDKNDPAKVIGRLKQPLIMPNETERTGYVPNVVYTCGALVHNQKLILPYAKCDRVTTVAIVDIKELLGEF